A single region of the Microbulbifer sp. MKSA007 genome encodes:
- a CDS encoding TonB-dependent receptor produces the protein MKITRKLLISLTLIAISSAPHAKGQDHHSQSIEEIVVTADIDNSLSAHSASEAIHNLQRVPGGVDLVRAEDYLVEFTQSIGDALKFTPGVFADTSAQRDNRISIRGSAANATYERRGITVLRDGVPISRASGSTEYQEIDPLSIDYIEIYKGSNGLRYGAASLGGAINVVTPTGATSKTGSNIRLEGGSFDTYRTSINTKGRIDAFDYYGAVTKLNSSGFREHSEVDSIYSFGNVGYKFSDNLETRFFLTALQDNFELAGSLTHDQALSNPDMSPESNIERDMDRNLDVFRLSNRTVFALDSLTIEAGAWLASRYLDHAITPYAGIIEQSGMEFGISTDITGDFQLDITDISWVIGITHAESNNESELFAYSEGPFSPTPTAEKGDLSSKDDRNATNTVIYGQLDFSPSESLNLIAGAQYISSIRENKNIFNSDPAQDTGGPKDDTGKLSFEKFNGRLGVIYTLQDENQLYANVSEGYEPPGITDLTSGGADPFTILDAQESLTFEVGSRGQKGIVSWDASIYHSEISNEFVDVGQSGFSGETTSTENARGNTLHKGVELGLDIQINKNILWRNIYNYNDFSFDNDPDRGDNKLPGIPQSIYASELKYSSNGRWYAGINLRHIANGAYVDYANTERTAGYELIGIIAGISINEAIDLFASAENLTDEKYISNVSTVSDLSMASSNSVFTPGQGRAFYVGVSTNF, from the coding sequence ATGAAAATTACTCGAAAGCTGCTCATCTCCTTAACACTTATTGCTATCAGTAGCGCGCCTCATGCTAAAGGCCAAGATCATCATTCCCAGTCAATTGAGGAGATTGTAGTTACAGCTGATATCGACAATTCTCTATCTGCACACTCTGCAAGTGAAGCAATTCATAACCTTCAGCGTGTTCCAGGGGGAGTTGACTTGGTTCGTGCCGAAGACTATTTAGTTGAGTTTACGCAGAGTATTGGTGACGCGCTGAAGTTCACACCCGGTGTCTTCGCAGACACTTCAGCACAGCGTGATAACCGAATTTCTATTCGGGGATCCGCTGCGAATGCTACTTATGAGCGCCGAGGAATTACTGTATTGCGTGATGGAGTACCGATTTCACGTGCTAGTGGCAGCACCGAGTATCAAGAAATAGACCCACTATCTATTGACTATATCGAGATCTATAAAGGATCAAACGGCCTTCGCTATGGTGCAGCTTCACTGGGAGGTGCAATCAATGTGGTAACACCGACGGGAGCTACGTCAAAAACTGGTAGTAATATAAGGTTGGAAGGCGGATCATTCGATACATACCGAACCAGTATTAACACTAAAGGAAGAATTGACGCTTTTGATTATTATGGTGCGGTAACCAAACTAAATAGTAGTGGATTTAGAGAACATTCCGAAGTCGACAGTATTTATAGCTTTGGTAATGTTGGCTACAAATTTAGTGACAACTTAGAAACTCGCTTTTTCCTAACCGCATTGCAAGACAATTTTGAGCTGGCTGGCTCTTTGACACACGACCAAGCACTAAGCAATCCTGACATGTCGCCAGAATCAAATATTGAACGCGATATGGATCGAAACCTTGATGTATTTCGCTTATCAAATCGAACAGTTTTTGCACTGGATTCGCTCACTATTGAAGCCGGGGCTTGGCTAGCATCAAGATATTTGGATCACGCTATAACACCATATGCCGGCATCATTGAGCAAAGCGGAATGGAGTTTGGTATATCTACTGATATTACTGGTGATTTCCAACTGGATATCACTGATATTTCCTGGGTTATAGGTATAACCCATGCTGAAAGTAACAATGAGTCAGAACTGTTTGCGTACTCTGAGGGCCCTTTTAGCCCAACACCAACTGCCGAGAAGGGGGATTTATCAAGTAAAGATGATCGGAATGCGACGAATACTGTCATCTATGGACAGCTAGACTTTTCCCCAAGCGAGTCACTTAACCTAATCGCAGGAGCTCAATATATTAGTAGCATCAGAGAAAACAAAAATATCTTTAACTCTGACCCCGCTCAGGATACGGGTGGACCGAAAGATGACACCGGTAAGTTGAGCTTCGAAAAATTCAATGGGCGTCTTGGTGTTATTTATACCCTACAAGATGAAAATCAGCTATACGCTAATGTGAGTGAAGGTTATGAGCCACCAGGAATAACTGATCTAACTTCGGGTGGAGCGGATCCATTTACAATTCTTGATGCACAAGAGTCATTGACTTTTGAGGTTGGCTCTCGCGGGCAGAAAGGTATTGTAAGCTGGGACGCATCTATTTATCACAGTGAAATTAGCAACGAATTTGTAGACGTTGGGCAGTCCGGGTTTAGCGGCGAAACAACAAGTACAGAAAACGCAAGAGGTAACACACTACACAAAGGTGTCGAGCTTGGTCTCGATATACAAATAAATAAGAATATTCTCTGGCGGAACATCTATAACTATAACGACTTTAGCTTTGATAATGATCCGGATAGAGGGGATAACAAGTTACCTGGAATACCTCAATCAATCTACGCCAGCGAATTGAAATACTCGAGCAATGGCAGGTGGTATGCAGGCATTAACTTGCGACATATTGCCAACGGAGCCTACGTTGACTACGCCAACACTGAAAGAACTGCGGGATATGAATTAATTGGCATTATTGCCGGTATCTCGATAAACGAAGCGATCGACTTATTTGCATCTGCGGAAAACCTAACCGACGAAAAATATATCTCAAATGTGTCAACAGTATCAGATCTTAGTATGGCTTCCAGTAATTCAGTTTTTACTCCAGGTCAAGGTCGCGCCTTCTATGTTGGTGTCAGCACTAACTTTTAA